From Hippoglossus stenolepis isolate QCI-W04-F060 chromosome 6, HSTE1.2, whole genome shotgun sequence, a single genomic window includes:
- the slmapb gene encoding sarcolemma associated protein b isoform X2, translated as MDDKEFSDPLNNVSLIKDDLTRSNMGSSGDSEKMIKHLNDDLRDSQELANTERHKCMELKGILDGERKENKQQADESAKQIKHLQGQLRQLQDEMGVLKGQMDVSSSSRDELKSARDEVKSLKRALESATAERDRDVTAIQTNLATASKDLDKWRQTASKYEHEIENLQRDLQQQSKQWQKTAEIQASELQSMQVECNGLQKECSVLRSEKQDMVNKHQKEKISLQNECASLRAEKEELSKSSLKEKTNLQSDCAVLRSEKEAVLHKQQQLEKDLASSRAQNAELSNNLKALERSQQELEKRLAALQLQHQQDSTKWQTQLDEADSSNKALQREYEETKTELSDLTEKYEKTEQETQSLADELESCKANMKELQEKGSKKAWMIWGPAVAVALTAVTAAALFRT; from the exons ATGGACGACAAAGAGTTCAGTGATCCCCTAAATAACGTATCACTAATTAAAG aTGACTTGACCAGGTCCAACATGGGATCCTCTGGTGACTCAGAAAAAATGATCAAGCATTTAAATGATGATCTTCGAGATTCTCAGGAGCTTGCTaacactgagagacacaaaTGCATGGAACTAAAAG GTATCttggatggagagagaaaagaaaataaacaacaagcTGATGAGTCtgcaaaacagataaaacatctTCAAG GCCAGCTGCGCCAGCTCCAGGATGAAATGGGCGTTCTCAAGGGGCAGATGGATGTTTCCTCCAGCTCACGTGATGAGCTAAAAAGTGCACGTGATGAGGTGAAGTCCCTGAAACGTGCCCTGGAGTCAGCCACTGCTGAGAGGGACCGTGACGTCACTGCTATCCAGACTAACCTGGCAACCGCCTCGAAGGATCTGGACAAGTGGCGTCAGACTGCCAGCAAATATGAGCATGAGATTGAAAACCTGCAGCGTGaccttcagcagcagagcaagCAGTGGCAGAAAACTGCAGAGATACAAG ccaGTGAGCTGCAGTCCATGCAGGTGGAGTGTAATGGGCTTCAGAAGGAATGCTCTGTCCTGCGATCAGAGAAACAGGACATGGTGAATAAGCACCAGAAGGAGAAGATTAGTCTGCAAAATGAATGTGCTTCCCTCAGGGCTGAGAAGGAGGAACTCTCCAAGTCCAGCCTGAAAGAGAAGACCAACCTGCAGAGTGACTGTGCAGTACTGCGCTCTGAGAAAGAGGCAGTGCTgcataaacagcagcagctggagaaggacCTTGCCAG TTCCCGTGCTCAGAATGCTGAACTGAGCAACAACCTCAAAGCCCTAGAGAGATCCCAGCAGGAGTTGGAGAAGAGGCTGGCagccctgcagctccagcaCCAGCAGGATAGCACCAAGTGGCAAACCCAACTGGATGAGGCAGACAGTAGCAACAAGGCTCTGCAGAGAGAG TACGAGGAGACTAAAACTGAGCTGTCGGACCTGACGGAAAAATATGAGAAGACTGAGCAGGAGACTCAGTCGCTTGCAGATGAACTTGAGTCGTGCAAAGCCAACATGAAGGAGCTCCAGGAGAAAGGATCAAAG AAAGCGTGGATGATCTGGGGGCCGGCGGTCGCTGTGGCTCTAACGGCAgtgactgctgctgcactctTCAGAACCTGA
- the slmapb gene encoding sarcolemma associated protein b isoform X1, which translates to MDDKEFSDPLNNVSLIKDDLTRSNMGSSGDSEKMIKHLNDDLRDSQELANTERHKCMELKGILDGERKENKQQADESAKQIKHLQGQLRQLQDEMGVLKGQMDVSSSSRDELKSARDEVKSLKRALESATAERDRDVTAIQTNLATASKDLDKWRQTASKYEHEIENLQRDLQQQSKQWQKTAEIQASELQSMQVECNGLQKECSVLRSEKQDMVNKHQKEKISLQNECASLRAEKEELSKSSLKEKTNLQSDCAVLRSEKEAVLHKQQQLEKDLASSRAQNAELSNNLKALERSQQELEKRLAALQLQHQQDSTKWQTQLDEADSSNKALQREYEETKTELSDLTEKYEKTEQETQSLADELESCKANMKELQEKGSKTSLLLPAQAIVIGLFLALLYWCFGALW; encoded by the exons ATGGACGACAAAGAGTTCAGTGATCCCCTAAATAACGTATCACTAATTAAAG aTGACTTGACCAGGTCCAACATGGGATCCTCTGGTGACTCAGAAAAAATGATCAAGCATTTAAATGATGATCTTCGAGATTCTCAGGAGCTTGCTaacactgagagacacaaaTGCATGGAACTAAAAG GTATCttggatggagagagaaaagaaaataaacaacaagcTGATGAGTCtgcaaaacagataaaacatctTCAAG GCCAGCTGCGCCAGCTCCAGGATGAAATGGGCGTTCTCAAGGGGCAGATGGATGTTTCCTCCAGCTCACGTGATGAGCTAAAAAGTGCACGTGATGAGGTGAAGTCCCTGAAACGTGCCCTGGAGTCAGCCACTGCTGAGAGGGACCGTGACGTCACTGCTATCCAGACTAACCTGGCAACCGCCTCGAAGGATCTGGACAAGTGGCGTCAGACTGCCAGCAAATATGAGCATGAGATTGAAAACCTGCAGCGTGaccttcagcagcagagcaagCAGTGGCAGAAAACTGCAGAGATACAAG ccaGTGAGCTGCAGTCCATGCAGGTGGAGTGTAATGGGCTTCAGAAGGAATGCTCTGTCCTGCGATCAGAGAAACAGGACATGGTGAATAAGCACCAGAAGGAGAAGATTAGTCTGCAAAATGAATGTGCTTCCCTCAGGGCTGAGAAGGAGGAACTCTCCAAGTCCAGCCTGAAAGAGAAGACCAACCTGCAGAGTGACTGTGCAGTACTGCGCTCTGAGAAAGAGGCAGTGCTgcataaacagcagcagctggagaaggacCTTGCCAG TTCCCGTGCTCAGAATGCTGAACTGAGCAACAACCTCAAAGCCCTAGAGAGATCCCAGCAGGAGTTGGAGAAGAGGCTGGCagccctgcagctccagcaCCAGCAGGATAGCACCAAGTGGCAAACCCAACTGGATGAGGCAGACAGTAGCAACAAGGCTCTGCAGAGAGAG TACGAGGAGACTAAAACTGAGCTGTCGGACCTGACGGAAAAATATGAGAAGACTGAGCAGGAGACTCAGTCGCTTGCAGATGAACTTGAGTCGTGCAAAGCCAACATGAAGGAGCTCCAGGAGAAAGGATCAAAG ACATCCCTATTGCTGCCTGCACAAGCCATAGTCATCGGCCTTTTCCTGGCTTTGCTGTATTGGTGCTTCGGTGCATTGTGGTAG